A window from Enterocloster bolteae encodes these proteins:
- a CDS encoding recombinase family protein has product MTFQKRILETYAKQNGFSNLRWYTDDGYSGANFQRPGFQAMLADIEAGKVGTVIVKDMSRLGRNYLQVGMYTEMIFPQKGVRFIAINDGVDSAQGENDFAPLRNIFNEWLVRDTSKKIKAVKRSKGMSGKPITSKPVYGYLMDEDENFIIDEEAAPVVRQIYSLCLAGNGPTKIARMLTEQQIPTPGTLEYRRTGSTRRYHPGYECKWATNTVVHLLENREYTGCLVNFKTEKPSYKLKHSIENPPEKQAVFENHHEPIIDRETWERVQELRKQRKRPNRYDEVGLFSGILFCADCGSVMYQQRYQTDKRKQDCYICGSYKKRTADCTAHFIRTDLLTAGVLSNLRKVTSYAAKHEARFMKLLIEQNEDGDRRRNAAKKKELEAAEKRIAELSAIFKRLYEDSVTGRISDERFTELSADYEAEQKELKERAARLREELSKAQEATANAEKFMNVVRRHTTIEELTPTLLREFVEKIVVHESVALDGKRRGKLRRQEIEIYYSFVGKVELPDT; this is encoded by the coding sequence ATCACTTTCCAAAAGAGGATTTTGGAAACCTATGCCAAACAGAATGGATTTTCTAATCTGCGCTGGTACACCGACGACGGTTATTCCGGTGCGAACTTTCAAAGACCCGGATTTCAAGCCATGCTTGCAGACATTGAAGCAGGGAAAGTCGGGACAGTTATCGTCAAGGATATGTCGAGGTTAGGGCGAAACTACTTACAGGTGGGAATGTACACAGAAATGATTTTCCCACAGAAAGGTGTCCGCTTCATCGCTATCAATGACGGAGTGGACAGCGCACAGGGGGAAAATGATTTTGCCCCGCTGCGGAACATTTTTAACGAATGGCTGGTGAGAGATACGAGCAAGAAAATCAAGGCAGTAAAACGCTCTAAGGGCATGAGCGGAAAGCCCATCACAAGCAAGCCCGTCTATGGCTACCTCATGGACGAGGACGAAAACTTTATCATTGACGAGGAAGCCGCCCCGGTGGTACGGCAGATTTACAGCCTTTGCCTTGCCGGGAACGGTCCGACCAAGATAGCCCGTATGCTGACCGAGCAGCAAATCCCCACGCCGGGGACGCTGGAATACCGCAGGACGGGCAGCACCCGCCGCTACCACCCCGGCTATGAGTGCAAGTGGGCGACCAATACCGTGGTTCATCTGCTGGAAAACCGGGAATATACGGGCTGTCTGGTAAACTTTAAGACCGAGAAGCCGTCCTACAAGCTGAAACACAGCATAGAAAATCCCCCGGAAAAGCAGGCGGTTTTTGAGAACCACCATGAGCCTATCATTGACCGGGAAACGTGGGAACGGGTGCAGGAGTTACGCAAGCAGCGCAAACGCCCCAACCGTTATGACGAAGTGGGCTTGTTCTCCGGCATACTCTTTTGTGCCGACTGCGGCAGCGTCATGTACCAGCAGCGATACCAGACGGACAAGCGCAAGCAGGACTGTTATATCTGCGGAAGCTACAAGAAACGCACCGCCGACTGCACAGCGCACTTTATCCGCACTGACCTCTTGACCGCTGGCGTACTCTCCAATCTGCGGAAAGTTACCAGCTATGCGGCAAAGCATGAAGCCCGGTTTATGAAGCTTTTAATCGAGCAGAATGAGGACGGGGACAGACGCAGGAACGCCGCCAAGAAAAAGGAGCTGGAAGCCGCCGAGAAACGCATAGCCGAGTTATCTGCTATCTTCAAGCGGCTGTATGAGGACAGCGTAACCGGGCGCATATCGGACGAGCGTTTCACAGAGCTGTCGGCAGACTATGAAGCCGAGCAGAAAGAACTGAAAGAACGTGCCGCCAGACTGCGGGAAGAACTTTCCAAAGCGCAGGAAGCCACCGCAAACGCTGAAAAGTTTATGAATGTGGTACGCAGGCACACTACCATTGAAGAACTTACCCCTACTCTGCTGCGGGAGTTTGTGGAGAAAATCGTTGTCCATGAAAGCGTTGCCCTTGACGGGAAACGCCGGGGCAAGTTACGCAGACAGGAAATCGAAATCTATTATTCT
- a CDS encoding helix-turn-helix domain-containing protein — MKVSYKKLWKLLIDKDMKKRDLERCAGISHYTINKLNHGENVTTDILGKICKALGCTMNDIMEFIDDDSAQ; from the coding sequence ATGAAAGTCAGCTATAAGAAACTTTGGAAGCTATTGATAGACAAAGATATGAAAAAAAGAGATTTAGAAAGATGTGCTGGAATTAGTCATTATACCATCAACAAATTAAATCATGGTGAAAATGTTACAACCGATATTCTTGGGAAGATTTGCAAGGCATTAGGGTGTACAATGAACGATATTATGGAATTTATTGATGACGATTCTGCACAGTAA
- a CDS encoding type I restriction endonuclease subunit R: MAYQSEAALEQQFIDQLNKQGYTSVSIPDYDALVENFKAQFETFNSAKLDRPLTDKEWERVMNIMLGKSVFQSAKILRDKFVLEREDGTKVYLSFFDADHTKNIFQVTNQTTVVGKYVNRYDVTILVNGLPLIQVELKRRGIDIREAVNQVMRYKKHSYNGLYHFIQLFVVSNGVDTKYFANSDRDMLHSLAFFWTDFNNVRITNLKEFSISFLARDHIIKMLTRYTILNDTDKLLMVMRPYQVYAVEALVRQATLTNRNAYVWHTTGAGKTLTSFKTAQILAANPNIKKVIFLVDRKDLDSQTTEEFNKFENGSVDATDRTDVLVKQMQDKNRQLIVTTMQKMANAVKRPQYSKIMDTYKNEKVVFIIDECHRSQFGDMHKDIVRHFQKAQFFGFTGTPRFEVNGKTEGKITQTTEMLFGECVHNYLIKDAIFDNNVLGFHIEYIKTMEGDFDWDDPTMADAINVGELYMSEERMSLIANHIVQNHKAKTRNGQYTAIFAVASIEALIKYYDIFKKIKHDLNISGIFSYGQNEEAEGKDEHSRDALERIIKDYNEKYSTNFSTDTFAAYHKDISDRVKGKKTKPLDILLVVNMFLTGFDSKQLSVLYVDKDLKYHDLLQAYSRTNRVEKETKPFGIIICYRNLKKRTDDALTLFSKSHDTSGIVVPEYPYFVEKFNEMVTRLKQLAQTPADIDTMQSEDDQKLFVETFRELTKYLQSLQTFIEFSFDQDSLIMTEQEYQDYKSKYLMLYAKHKKDREVVSVLNDVDFCIELMESDRINVAYIMNLIRNIHFDDAKQKDYDIKHIKEELGRTDNPQLLRKVEILQAFLDRVVVGLESADEIDAAYNDFENEAKREEIVAFAQTEEIDPAMLTDFISEYEFSGTMDAGNIRDRIEKPMPLLKKRSLVNRIVDFIRQHTEKYQ, from the coding sequence ATGGCATACCAAAGCGAAGCAGCCCTTGAGCAACAGTTCATAGACCAGCTCAATAAGCAAGGCTATACCAGCGTCTCTATACCAGACTATGACGCACTGGTAGAAAACTTCAAAGCTCAATTTGAAACCTTTAATTCAGCGAAGCTTGACCGCCCCTTGACCGACAAAGAATGGGAGCGTGTAATGAATATCATGCTCGGAAAATCTGTTTTCCAGAGCGCAAAGATCCTTCGAGATAAGTTCGTGTTGGAGCGTGAGGACGGGACGAAGGTGTACCTCTCTTTCTTCGATGCCGACCACACAAAGAACATTTTTCAGGTGACAAATCAGACAACTGTTGTCGGCAAGTATGTCAATCGCTATGATGTGACAATACTCGTCAATGGTCTTCCGCTTATTCAAGTGGAATTGAAACGGCGTGGCATTGACATCCGAGAAGCTGTCAATCAAGTGATGCGCTACAAAAAGCATTCCTACAATGGATTGTACCACTTTATCCAACTTTTTGTAGTGTCCAATGGTGTAGATACAAAGTATTTTGCCAACTCTGACAGAGATATGCTTCATAGCCTCGCCTTCTTCTGGACGGACTTCAATAATGTGCGTATTACCAACTTGAAAGAGTTCTCCATCTCCTTCCTTGCAAGGGATCACATCATAAAGATGCTGACGAGATATACCATCCTTAACGACACGGATAAACTGCTCATGGTGATGCGTCCTTATCAGGTATATGCGGTGGAAGCCCTTGTCCGGCAAGCTACACTTACTAACCGCAATGCCTACGTATGGCATACAACCGGCGCAGGAAAGACACTGACTTCCTTTAAGACGGCACAGATTCTCGCAGCCAACCCCAACATTAAAAAGGTCATCTTCCTCGTTGACCGGAAGGACTTAGACTCTCAAACAACGGAAGAGTTCAACAAGTTCGAGAACGGCTCTGTTGATGCAACTGATCGTACCGATGTCCTTGTAAAACAGATGCAGGATAAAAACCGACAGCTTATCGTTACTACGATGCAGAAAATGGCCAATGCGGTTAAGCGTCCTCAGTATTCAAAGATCATGGACACCTACAAAAATGAAAAGGTTGTCTTCATTATTGATGAGTGTCACCGTAGTCAGTTTGGAGATATGCATAAGGACATCGTTCGGCACTTCCAAAAAGCGCAATTTTTTGGTTTTACCGGCACACCCCGTTTTGAGGTGAACGGAAAGACTGAGGGGAAAATTACGCAGACAACGGAAATGCTGTTCGGAGAATGTGTGCATAATTATCTCATCAAGGACGCTATCTTCGATAATAATGTTCTCGGCTTCCATATTGAGTACATTAAAACAATGGAAGGTGATTTTGACTGGGACGATCCCACAATGGCGGATGCGATTAATGTAGGTGAACTCTATATGTCCGAGGAACGGATGTCTCTGATCGCAAACCATATCGTTCAGAATCACAAGGCAAAAACGAGAAATGGTCAGTACACAGCCATCTTTGCTGTCGCTTCGATTGAAGCTCTGATTAAATACTACGACATCTTCAAGAAGATCAAACATGACCTGAATATTAGCGGTATCTTCTCTTATGGGCAGAATGAAGAGGCTGAGGGCAAAGATGAACATAGTCGGGATGCCCTGGAACGGATCATCAAGGACTATAACGAGAAGTACAGCACAAACTTCTCGACAGATACATTTGCTGCATACCATAAAGATATTTCCGACCGTGTGAAGGGTAAGAAGACAAAGCCCCTTGACATCCTTTTGGTTGTAAATATGTTCCTGACCGGCTTCGACAGCAAGCAGTTGTCCGTTCTCTATGTAGACAAGGACTTGAAATACCACGATCTGCTCCAAGCCTATTCCAGAACAAACCGTGTGGAAAAAGAAACCAAGCCCTTCGGTATTATCATCTGCTATCGAAACTTGAAGAAGAGAACGGATGATGCTCTTACGCTCTTCTCAAAAAGCCACGACACGTCGGGCATTGTCGTTCCCGAATATCCCTACTTTGTAGAGAAATTCAATGAGATGGTTACTCGGTTGAAGCAACTTGCGCAGACACCGGCTGACATCGACACTATGCAGAGTGAGGATGACCAGAAGCTTTTCGTTGAGACCTTCCGTGAGCTTACGAAGTATCTCCAATCTCTGCAAACTTTTATTGAGTTCAGCTTTGACCAGGACTCACTTATCATGACAGAGCAGGAATATCAGGACTATAAGAGTAAATACCTGATGCTCTATGCAAAGCACAAGAAAGATCGAGAAGTTGTCTCTGTTCTGAACGATGTGGACTTCTGCATCGAGCTAATGGAGAGCGACAGGATTAATGTTGCCTATATCATGAACCTCATCCGTAACATCCACTTTGATGATGCTAAACAGAAGGACTATGATATTAAGCACATCAAGGAAGAACTGGGACGAACCGATAATCCGCAGTTGCTTCGCAAGGTTGAGATCCTGCAAGCCTTCTTAGACCGTGTTGTTGTTGGCCTTGAGAGTGCAGACGAAATCGACGCTGCTTACAACGACTTTGAGAATGAGGCAAAGCGTGAGGAAATCGTTGCCTTTGCGCAAACAGAGGAAATCGACCCCGCTATGCTTACTGACTTCATCTCGGAATACGAGTTCTCCGGTACAATGGATGCGGGTAACATCCGTGACCGTATCGAAAAACCGATGCCGCTGTTGAAAAAACGTTCCTTAGTCAATAGGATTGTAGACTTTATCCGGCAGCATACCGAAAAATATCAATAA
- a CDS encoding type I restriction-modification system subunit M — translation MDNSIQAHQKELCNKLWAMANALRGNMEAYEFKNYILGMIFYYYLSDRTEKYMTNLLKDDNISYEDAWTDEEYKTAVVEEALRDLGFIIEPQFLFRKMVKMVENRSFDIEFLQKAINSLMESTLGNDSQEDFDGLFSDMQLDSTKLGHTVKDRSAVMAKIIASLDEINFSVEDTKIDVLGNAYEYLIGQFAATAGKKAGEFYTPSGPAELLCRLACLGLTDVKDAADPTCGSGSLLLRLKSYANVRNYYGQELTSTTYNLARMNMILRGIPYRNFNIYNGDTLEHDYFGDMKFRVQVANPPYSAKWSGDLSFMEDPRFNEYGKLAPKSKADFAFVQHMVHHMDEDGRAVVLLPHGVLFRGAAEEVIRKHLIQKLNVLDAVIGLPANLFFGTGIPVCVLVLKRERNDNADNILFIDASGDFEAGKNQNILRECDIDKIVETYERREDVDKYAHVATMQEIAENGFNLNIPRYVDTFEPEEEIDLNQVAAEIRQLQNEIKGIDAELKPFFDELGLDFPFEVEGE, via the coding sequence ATGGACAACAGTATTCAGGCTCACCAGAAGGAGCTTTGTAACAAACTTTGGGCAATGGCAAACGCTCTCCGGGGCAATATGGAAGCCTACGAGTTTAAGAACTACATCTTAGGCATGATTTTCTACTACTACCTTTCGGATCGCACCGAGAAGTACATGACTAATCTGCTGAAAGATGATAATATCAGCTATGAGGATGCTTGGACTGATGAGGAATATAAGACCGCAGTTGTAGAGGAAGCTCTTCGTGACTTAGGATTTATCATTGAGCCACAATTTCTGTTCCGCAAGATGGTCAAAATGGTTGAAAATCGTTCTTTTGATATTGAATTTTTACAGAAAGCGATTAACTCCCTGATGGAATCTACTCTTGGCAACGATTCGCAGGAGGATTTTGACGGACTGTTCTCCGATATGCAGCTCGATTCTACTAAGTTGGGGCACACAGTTAAGGATAGAAGTGCTGTTATGGCAAAAATCATTGCCTCTTTGGATGAGATCAACTTTAGTGTGGAAGACACGAAGATTGATGTCCTTGGCAATGCCTATGAGTATCTGATTGGGCAGTTCGCAGCAACAGCCGGTAAAAAGGCTGGCGAGTTCTATACTCCTTCAGGGCCTGCTGAACTGCTGTGCCGTTTGGCTTGCCTTGGGCTGACTGATGTTAAGGATGCAGCCGACCCCACTTGTGGCTCTGGCTCTCTTCTGCTTCGCCTCAAGAGCTATGCTAATGTCCGTAACTACTATGGTCAGGAGTTAACTTCCACGACCTACAACCTCGCCCGAATGAACATGATTCTCCGTGGCATTCCTTACCGGAATTTCAATATCTACAACGGAGACACCTTGGAGCATGACTACTTTGGTGACATGAAATTCCGTGTTCAGGTTGCAAATCCCCCGTATTCTGCTAAGTGGTCTGGCGATCTGAGCTTTATGGAAGACCCCCGTTTTAATGAGTACGGCAAGCTTGCCCCGAAGAGCAAGGCTGACTTCGCTTTTGTTCAGCACATGGTACATCACATGGATGAGGACGGACGAGCTGTTGTGCTGTTGCCTCACGGTGTTCTGTTCCGTGGTGCTGCAGAAGAAGTGATCCGCAAACACCTTATCCAGAAGTTGAATGTTCTGGACGCTGTGATCGGTCTTCCGGCCAACCTTTTCTTCGGCACAGGCATTCCGGTATGTGTTCTTGTCCTCAAGAGAGAGCGAAATGACAATGCCGACAACATTCTGTTCATTGATGCTTCTGGCGATTTTGAAGCCGGTAAAAACCAAAATATTCTCCGTGAGTGCGACATTGACAAGATTGTTGAGACTTACGAGCGTCGTGAGGATGTGGACAAGTATGCCCATGTTGCCACGATGCAGGAAATTGCAGAGAACGGCTTCAACCTCAATATCCCCCGGTACGTTGATACCTTCGAGCCGGAGGAAGAGATTGATCTGAACCAAGTAGCTGCGGAAATCCGCCAGCTCCAGAACGAAATTAAGGGCATTGATGCAGAATTGAAACCGTTTTTTGACGAGCTGGGACTTGATTTCCCGTTCGAAGTGGAGGGCGAATAA
- a CDS encoding restriction endonuclease subunit S — MANVSSSNGLEKRPKLRFPGFDEPWCSHKFSSVFSFLQNNTLSRAELDATGDVLDIHYGDVLIKYGSILDATDNTIPHIISGHESTNYDYLQDGDIIVADTAEDETVGKTIELLNISGRKIEAGLHTVPCRPLFPFASMYLGYYMNTPHYHKQLVPLMQGIKVLSISKGNISKTEISSPQTIAEQEKISRFLYLLDQRAAAQSKIIDALKKYKRGLSDTLFDRTAQSPSCKIVKLGDAFELLQNNTFSRDDLTTNPSSVQNIHYGDVLVKYGAVTNISEYTPPYIKPTINLQKFVATSYLRDGDIVFADTAEDYSVGKATEIAGANGLAVLSGLHTIPCRPLMKFHPMYLAYYFNSSLFRRQIYPLVQGTKVSSISKGELVKTSVYAPTEREQRRIASMLYLLDLRITFEEKTVNALTNTRTALLQQLFI, encoded by the coding sequence ATGGCAAATGTATCCTCAAGTAACGGTCTCGAAAAGCGTCCGAAACTCCGCTTCCCTGGCTTTGATGAGCCGTGGTGTAGCCACAAATTCAGCTCTGTATTTTCCTTCTTGCAAAACAACACTCTTTCACGAGCTGAGCTTGATGCAACCGGAGATGTGCTGGATATTCATTATGGTGATGTATTGATCAAATACGGAAGTATTCTCGATGCCACAGACAACACCATTCCCCACATTATTTCTGGGCATGAAAGCACAAATTACGACTATCTTCAAGACGGGGATATAATTGTTGCAGATACCGCCGAAGATGAAACGGTTGGAAAAACAATTGAACTATTGAATATTTCCGGCAGAAAGATCGAGGCTGGACTGCATACAGTTCCGTGTAGACCTCTTTTCCCGTTTGCATCCATGTATTTGGGGTATTACATGAACACCCCCCACTATCACAAGCAGCTCGTTCCTTTAATGCAAGGTATTAAAGTTCTGTCTATCAGCAAGGGTAATATTTCTAAAACTGAAATCTCATCTCCACAAACGATTGCTGAACAGGAAAAGATAAGCCGTTTTCTATATCTGCTGGATCAAAGGGCAGCGGCTCAGAGTAAAATCATTGATGCCCTCAAGAAGTATAAAAGAGGACTGTCTGATACGCTATTTGATCGTACTGCACAGAGTCCCAGTTGTAAGATTGTTAAGCTCGGAGATGCGTTTGAACTGTTACAGAATAATACCTTTTCACGAGATGATTTGACAACTAACCCCAGCTCAGTTCAAAACATACACTATGGCGATGTGTTGGTCAAGTATGGGGCAGTAACAAATATTTCCGAGTACACTCCCCCATACATTAAACCAACTATTAACCTTCAAAAGTTCGTTGCTACAAGCTATCTGCGTGATGGTGATATTGTGTTTGCTGATACTGCGGAAGACTATTCCGTAGGGAAAGCGACAGAAATAGCTGGAGCGAACGGATTGGCTGTATTATCAGGATTGCACACCATTCCTTGTCGTCCACTCATGAAGTTCCATCCGATGTACCTTGCTTACTACTTCAATTCATCTCTATTCAGGAGACAAATATATCCTCTCGTTCAGGGAACCAAGGTGTCTTCGATTAGCAAGGGAGAGCTTGTTAAAACCAGCGTGTATGCACCTACGGAGAGAGAACAGAGAAGGATCGCTTCTATGCTCTATTTGTTGGACCTTCGTATTACCTTTGAAGAAAAAACAGTTAATGCCCTTACTAATACAAGAACAGCGTTGTTGCAGCAGCTTTTTATATAA
- a CDS encoding restriction endonuclease subunit S → MISNVICNSAKQGLIPQREYFDKDIANSDNTNGYYIIESNDFVYNPRKSADAPYGPISSYQYPEAGIVSPLYLCFRAKREINPLYFEWYFRSSTWHRYIYMSGDSGARHDRVSIKDDVFFAMPINVPSAKEQERISLFLDAIERRIETQRTLVETLKKYKRGVVRSLLSPEHCGLKEVQWQCDTIGNLGFFIKGAPLSKADISETGTPFILYGELYTTYHEVITSVVRKTEAVVEQVHHSMVGDVLIPTSGETSEEISTASCVMLPGVILAGDLNIFRSTKIDGRIMSYILNHIVNGNIARVAQGKSVVHVQASEISKIKISYPDPETQIRIIKILEAISNRIESCENELNHLTKMRSSLLQQLFI, encoded by the coding sequence ATGATTAGTAATGTTATTTGCAATTCAGCAAAGCAAGGCCTGATTCCTCAGCGAGAGTATTTTGATAAGGACATTGCAAACAGCGATAATACAAATGGATACTATATCATCGAGTCCAACGATTTTGTTTACAACCCCAGAAAATCTGCCGATGCACCTTACGGCCCCATAAGTAGCTATCAATACCCGGAGGCGGGAATAGTGTCTCCTTTGTACTTGTGCTTCCGTGCCAAGCGAGAAATCAATCCGCTTTACTTCGAGTGGTATTTTCGCTCGTCGACATGGCATCGGTACATCTATATGTCCGGTGACAGCGGTGCAAGACATGACAGAGTGAGCATCAAGGATGACGTCTTTTTCGCAATGCCAATAAATGTTCCCTCTGCAAAGGAACAGGAAAGGATCTCTTTATTTCTCGATGCCATAGAGCGAAGAATTGAGACGCAACGTACTTTGGTTGAGACCCTCAAGAAGTATAAAAGAGGTGTCGTTCGCTCCCTATTATCGCCAGAGCATTGTGGTCTAAAAGAAGTTCAATGGCAGTGTGATACCATAGGCAATCTTGGCTTCTTTATCAAGGGTGCGCCATTATCAAAAGCCGATATTTCCGAAACAGGAACTCCATTTATTCTGTACGGCGAGCTATATACAACCTACCATGAAGTAATTACATCCGTTGTCAGAAAAACGGAAGCAGTAGTTGAACAAGTTCATCATAGTATGGTGGGAGATGTGCTTATACCTACTTCTGGGGAAACGTCAGAAGAAATTTCCACAGCTTCGTGTGTTATGCTTCCGGGTGTTATTCTTGCTGGTGATCTTAATATTTTCCGAAGCACTAAAATTGACGGAAGAATAATGAGCTACATACTTAACCACATTGTCAACGGGAACATTGCCCGTGTCGCTCAGGGTAAATCTGTGGTTCATGTACAGGCAAGTGAAATCTCAAAGATTAAAATATCATATCCTGATCCTGAAACACAAATCCGCATAATAAAAATTCTTGAGGCAATCAGCAACCGTATAGAGTCATGTGAGAATGAGTTAAATCATCTTACTAAAATGCGCAGCTCTCTGTTGCAGCAGCTCTTTATATAA
- a CDS encoding restriction endonuclease subunit S, translating to MLHRIGDIYAERSERGAADMELLSVTMNDGVMQRSEIEGKDNSSEDKSSYKVVRKGDMVYNSMRMWQGANGVSPYDGIVSPAYTVLTAKLPICNDYFAALFKNYKLINEFRKNSQGMTSDTWNLKYPQIETIKVYLPVIEEQEKIASILVTLDKRIAAQAALIEQLKKYKRGVISALLSSKTNPYYSSETWKEVALCDVASGFEYGMNAAATVYDGSHKYIRITDIDDNSHLYSQDVPVSPEGQVDEKYRVRENDILFARTGASVGKSYRYQRSDGDLYYAGFLIRIHVNSDVNCGYVFQNTLTEAYRRWVLLESARSGQPGINAEQYKQYRFLLPPLELQNKISTLATNLDNLICKEGNLLSQIEQVKIALLQRLFI from the coding sequence GTGCTGCATCGCATAGGAGACATCTATGCCGAGCGCAGTGAGCGTGGGGCAGCTGATATGGAGCTACTTTCTGTAACGATGAATGATGGGGTTATGCAGCGTTCCGAAATTGAGGGAAAAGATAACTCAAGCGAGGATAAAAGCAGCTACAAAGTTGTTCGCAAGGGCGATATGGTCTATAACTCCATGCGTATGTGGCAAGGAGCAAATGGTGTTTCCCCTTATGACGGCATTGTCAGTCCTGCATATACCGTTCTTACAGCTAAGTTACCTATCTGCAATGATTATTTTGCTGCACTCTTCAAAAACTATAAGCTGATCAATGAGTTCAGAAAAAACTCGCAGGGAATGACCTCAGATACATGGAACTTGAAATACCCGCAGATAGAAACAATAAAGGTGTATTTGCCGGTAATTGAAGAGCAGGAGAAAATCGCCTCTATCCTCGTTACCCTCGATAAAAGAATCGCTGCACAGGCAGCACTCATTGAACAGCTCAAGAAGTATAAAAGAGGTGTCATATCTGCACTTCTAAGTTCAAAGACTAATCCTTATTATTCATCCGAAACATGGAAAGAAGTAGCTTTATGTGATGTAGCAAGCGGCTTTGAGTATGGCATGAATGCCGCTGCCACGGTCTACGATGGTTCTCATAAGTACATTAGGATTACAGATATTGATGATAATTCCCATCTTTATAGCCAAGATGTACCGGTCTCACCAGAAGGGCAAGTAGATGAAAAGTATCGAGTTCGAGAAAACGACATCTTATTTGCTCGTACAGGGGCATCTGTGGGTAAAAGCTATCGCTACCAGCGTAGTGACGGTGATCTTTATTATGCTGGCTTTCTTATTCGCATTCATGTAAATTCAGATGTGAATTGCGGTTATGTTTTTCAGAATACATTAACTGAGGCATATAGGCGTTGGGTTCTCCTTGAATCTGCTCGATCTGGCCAGCCAGGAATTAACGCTGAGCAATATAAACAATATCGCTTTCTGCTTCCGCCCTTAGAGCTACAAAATAAAATCTCCACCTTGGCTACTAATCTCGACAATCTAATCTGCAAAGAGGGAAATCTTCTATCACAAATCGAACAAGTAAAAATAGCTTTATTGCAGCGGCTTTTTATATAA
- a CDS encoding tyrosine-type recombinase/integrase has product MTNNTQFKTLLNTWLNQKKPMITPSTHASFTLIAENHLIPHFGKRKIGSITEPDIQSYISYLYESGRLDKSGGLTVKTIRDVILVLRLAMEYAYKERAIPLLNWDLIEYPKELGIKKVVSLSKDQEQALIQCIYMNLNRKTAGILIALFTGVRIGELCGLQMKDISLTDKTISINKTVQRIYDKKKGESYLHIGPPKTKTSARTIPVPSLLMNIIKKFYTENPNHYFLTGKTKPTEPRTYRQFFSRFLKRNGLQKVKFHEIRHTFAVRAIEIPEFDVKSLSEILGHKNVSFTLNVYGSANLQQKVKCMNLLNDLL; this is encoded by the coding sequence ATGACTAACAATACACAATTCAAGACGCTATTGAACACTTGGCTAAATCAAAAGAAGCCGATGATCACACCGTCAACCCATGCCAGTTTTACGCTGATAGCCGAAAATCACTTAATACCTCACTTCGGTAAGCGGAAGATCGGCAGCATTACCGAGCCGGACATTCAGAGCTACATATCGTATCTTTACGAGTCCGGGCGGCTGGATAAGTCCGGCGGTCTCACTGTGAAGACCATACGAGATGTGATTCTCGTGCTGCGGCTTGCTATGGAATATGCCTACAAGGAAAGAGCAATACCACTGCTCAACTGGGACTTGATAGAATACCCCAAAGAGTTGGGAATAAAAAAGGTGGTTTCTCTGTCCAAGGATCAAGAGCAGGCTTTAATTCAGTGTATATACATGAACCTGAACCGGAAGACCGCCGGCATACTCATTGCACTGTTTACTGGTGTGCGGATTGGTGAACTCTGCGGCTTACAGATGAAGGACATTTCGTTGACAGATAAAACCATCAGCATCAACAAAACCGTTCAACGCATCTATGACAAGAAAAAGGGAGAGTCCTATCTGCACATAGGGCCGCCGAAGACCAAGACATCAGCTCGAACAATTCCCGTACCGTCTTTGCTCATGAACATTATCAAGAAGTTTTATACGGAAAATCCCAACCATTACTTCTTGACTGGCAAAACAAAGCCGACAGAGCCTCGAACTTACAGGCAGTTCTTTTCCCGTTTTTTGAAACGAAATGGGCTGCAAAAGGTAAAGTTCCACGAGATACGGCATACATTTGCCGTAAGAGCCATTGAAATACCAGAGTTTGATGTGAAATCTCTCTCTGAAATTCTCGGACATAAAAATGTGTCTTTTACTCTCAATGTATATGGCAGTGCCAACTTGCAGCAAAAGGTAAAGTGTATGAATTTGTTAAATGATCTTTTATAA